Proteins encoded by one window of Brasilonema sennae CENA114:
- a CDS encoding helix-turn-helix domain-containing protein: MRVSKTRTYSQNMIRWRLRMLMAEKKITNKELAELSGIHPTSISKLKNADEIEQISGRVLNNLCNGLTKAYHARGENRIITPGDLLDYTFDGNGDCPTSVDDIEQSMEKTSTDHSSGDSGKTTKAIYRVVYLSKIGESA, from the coding sequence ATGAGAGTAAGTAAAACAAGGACATACTCTCAAAACATGATTCGTTGGCGGTTAAGGATGCTGATGGCAGAGAAGAAAATTACGAATAAGGAACTTGCTGAGCTTTCAGGTATTCATCCAACCTCCATTTCAAAGCTCAAAAATGCTGATGAGATTGAACAGATTAGCGGCAGAGTCCTCAATAACTTATGTAATGGCCTAACAAAGGCTTATCATGCTAGGGGAGAAAACCGAATTATTACTCCTGGCGACTTACTGGACTATACTTTTGATGGCAATGGTGATTGTCCAACGTCAGTAGATGATATTGAGCAATCAATGGAAAAAACTAGTACTGACCACTCGTCTGGTGATTCTGGCAAAACAACTAAAGCTATATATCGAGTAGTATACCTGAGTAAGATTGGAGAATCAGCATAA
- a CDS encoding IS630 family transposase — MTRLYARALRGKRAHAWSPDKRGKNVTIIGAIALRGIVGAMSFKGGNDKNAFETYINQVLVPNLWQGACVVMDNFSSHKVAGIQEAIEAVGAHLVYLSPYSPDFSPIENCWSKIKEFLRSQAARTYPDLDQAITAAFEEVSSNDIVGWFKHCGYCIASN, encoded by the coding sequence ATGACCAGACTTTATGCTAGGGCACTGAGAGGAAAAAGAGCCCACGCTTGGAGTCCAGACAAACGTGGTAAAAATGTAACTATCATTGGGGCAATCGCTTTACGTGGGATTGTTGGTGCAATGAGTTTTAAGGGTGGAAATGATAAAAATGCATTTGAAACTTATATTAATCAAGTTTTAGTTCCTAATCTTTGGCAAGGAGCGTGTGTAGTGATGGATAATTTTAGCTCTCACAAAGTTGCAGGAATTCAAGAAGCAATTGAGGCTGTTGGCGCACACTTAGTTTATTTATCGCCATATTCACCTGACTTTTCTCCAATCGAAAATTGTTGGTCTAAAATTAAAGAATTTTTACGTTCACAAGCTGCCCGTACTTATCCAGATTTAGATCAAGCGATTACAGCAGCATTTGAAGAAGTTAGTTCAAATGATATTGTTGGTTGGTTTAAACATTGCGGTTATTGTATTGCATCCAACTGA
- a CDS encoding DNA cytosine methyltransferase, whose amino-acid sequence MKLEKTVADFFAGIGLVTMGLIKQGWQVKYALDYSDEKRQMYQNAFGVGHYHCKDIREISGTEVPKVTLAHASFPCTNISVAGSRSGLHSGESSTFWDFVRFLHEMGELREIGKPPLILIENVEGFLTSGRGEDLIVALKALNNLGYAVDIFIIDAAHFVPQSRVRLFIIGNLFSFSQTYDEIERIMSQQKGARPQKVKDFIASNPTIKWSLRNLPDLPQRTTNLADIVDESEEWWVKERTEYLFNQMFERHKSQIRLMMQNEYWSYGTVFRRMRMRSGIKQSTAELRTDGIAGCLRTPKGGSARQIIVRAGFGRFDARLINACESARLMGASEYLIPQNISLNNILFGFGDAVCVPVIEWIAANYLNPLFNELNSMIKASQRAA is encoded by the coding sequence ATGAAGCTTGAGAAAACAGTAGCAGACTTTTTTGCAGGGATTGGCCTCGTTACAATGGGGCTAATTAAGCAAGGATGGCAAGTAAAATATGCTCTTGACTACAGCGACGAGAAACGCCAAATGTACCAGAATGCTTTTGGAGTCGGACACTATCACTGTAAAGATATCAGAGAAATAAGTGGAACTGAAGTGCCTAAAGTAACCTTAGCTCATGCCTCTTTTCCATGTACTAACATCTCTGTTGCAGGTTCTAGAAGTGGGTTGCACTCTGGAGAATCATCTACATTCTGGGACTTTGTCCGATTCCTACATGAAATGGGGGAACTGAGGGAAATAGGTAAACCTCCTTTAATTCTTATTGAAAATGTGGAAGGTTTCCTAACTTCTGGGCGTGGAGAAGATTTAATCGTTGCGTTAAAAGCTTTAAATAATCTTGGTTATGCAGTTGATATTTTCATCATCGACGCTGCCCATTTTGTTCCGCAAAGCAGGGTACGTTTATTTATTATAGGTAATCTGTTTAGTTTCTCACAAACTTATGATGAGATTGAACGGATTATGAGTCAGCAAAAAGGTGCAAGACCTCAAAAAGTTAAAGATTTTATTGCTTCTAATCCAACAATCAAATGGAGCCTTCGCAATCTACCAGACTTACCCCAAAGAACAACCAACCTAGCTGATATTGTTGATGAAAGTGAGGAATGGTGGGTAAAAGAACGAACAGAGTATTTGTTCAATCAGATGTTTGAACGTCATAAATCCCAAATTCGTTTAATGATGCAAAATGAATATTGGTCATACGGAACCGTCTTTCGACGCATGAGAATGCGTTCTGGGATTAAACAATCAACCGCAGAACTAAGAACCGATGGAATTGCTGGATGTTTACGAACTCCGAAGGGAGGAAGTGCTCGTCAGATTATTGTAAGGGCAGGTTTTGGACGTTTTGATGCTAGGTTAATTAATGCTTGTGAAAGTGCCCGTCTCATGGGGGCATCGGAGTATTTGATTCCTCAAAATATTTCACTCAATAATATACTTTTTGGCTTTGGTGATGCTGTTTGTGTTCCAGTCATCGAATGGATTGCTGCGAATTATCTTAATCCATTATTTAATGAATTAAATAGCATGATAAAAGCTTCGCAAAGAGCTGCTTAA